Proteins co-encoded in one Astyanax mexicanus isolate ESR-SI-001 chromosome 1, AstMex3_surface, whole genome shotgun sequence genomic window:
- the pho gene encoding phoenix — protein MESILEAITQSELVQLDSGRDVVFETPSTDVLNTISQYFEDPVSRFEDSSAAKPYSPVSDSDSGDSLFLTQAVSPVLRAVKRHRSSERSALLINSESDDENEAVHNSGVRRLHKPRPAYVQPKRTEFPFLQKCKKFRFGRLPVCKNQVLVNSEIGGFFKCVQKISQGNEVQRTELSPAVSSSVREEESVEEGSKEEDHGNDDDDDDDIRVVDAECFIFNTGVRNRQPWLPKTRWTVRLNKEKKEEKNKQKQKSQKQKGAKGKTGVQKQKAKQQTEIQKRSRTNKTSQCNSRTEKQKSGTTVSRNLVSSPECSSMRHLLLDQEEHSEKQLDVLATCSQSVVQVVDHHFHSRSHSAHQSAETCAANVPEGELDNERMVEETQMPDSDQTLVEAEETHVLEMVEDRSKKVGEDGRYLENLPFREPRESDKDPGEEGHHEVQDHEDCGDSIGSADLFGEEGNQFDELIDAPSLTDEIRPRDGDENQESCVVQCDEGSPVRVENTVAKQAEIAIETESPLFNYGGMTFLKWRKRKTSETSEVSHSLLSDAGQYNRSSTYDDACGQKKRKTSSHLDKDGKGEEEKEEEEEKKRSLDVRLSQEPAQASSISEANFPTGAKENWRVENNVQSWSYSSDETCIEEDNQITRPTSEGLLSVAAAAAVTEPEPSTASKLSTPVRTGEEVQQDDGSPAKSLVQSQEFGPLNTKKAKNANDMQTMDYAKQVESSLGTTTQKPVETSTQPGFLENNDVERPEREDISPSTSTQSDHTVEPLKSCDEEANREKQIFCKDIQSVDLVTPKKTKTKKKRQKIVEESLDPETSHIETTGCDEQQVTELVPEKQHKKKKRKREHDVEENLKITEASSIETTKQGEEKILEKKKIFCKAYHVKAAEKSVEVVQDSEKQTTELVQENKMKKKKKKKREHVVGNNIGVEATEQVESLEVVQYIPQHIVESIPEKKKKKKQKEHVIKNNVGVETCQLEAAELVEEVLEDSVKQTPESVTEKKLKKKKEQVVENNLGVEATETAQALEGDEACPVEAAKKPVEVFQDSKKQTTESVSDNKLEKKKKKKNKQVFENNRGVQSWQVEAAKQVEVLKDSVQQTTELVSEKKMKQKKSKRDQVVENNVDDEACPVEAAKKNVEVVQYSEKQTTESVPDNKLKKKKKNKSEQVIENNMDVEAYQVEVAEQIVEVLNDYVKQTTESVPEKKMKKKKKEQVVENNVGVKPAETVNTLEVIQYCQRTTESIGENKMKKRKKNKRDQVVQSNVGDKASHVEAAERTVEVFQDSEKQTVSEKKLKKKKEKLVENNLDYVTESVPEKKIKKKKKKEQIKQNDVGVKPTETVENVQKTSESVPENKRKKKKKKEQVDDEACPVKAAEKTVEEVLDSEKQTESVPKKKLKKKKERLVENNEGDEVCSVEPAELIRDLEVIQHHEQKAAESVPKKKLKKKKKKEQFIENNVDVKPTETIKALEVVQYHQQATESVPENKMKKKKNKRDKAFGNNVGDEACPVEAAKKTVAVVQYSEKQTTESVLEKKMKKKKVKLVENDLGDDHTDSVPEKKIKKKKKKGEHVETNVGVEACYVEATDQVEALELVQPNQQQGTEFNPEIKGMKKKKKKKREQFGEEDNVGAEACPVQSTDQIETFEVVQHYQHQATESDPDKRVKKKKKRKSFEVFQNNMTVDFCEVIQDCVQEAAELVPKKKQKTKKKKGRDVEGTVDVEAIHVATAEHVETLELVQEAEQQCPELDSEIKVDKKIKKKKKKPEDVEENVDVRASSSSKQVDALELKHDFEQESVQLVPERKKLKGKKKKKRKQDADDNETWK, from the exons ATGGAGAGTATTTTAGAGGCGATCACTCAGAGTGAGCTCGTTCAGCTGGACTCTGGGAGAGATGTGGTGTTTGAAACTCCTTCCACAGACGTTCTCAACACTATTTCACAGTATTTTGAGGACCCAGTGAGCAGATTCGAGGACTCGAGTGCTGCTAAACCATATTCACCTGTCTCAGACAG TGACTCTGGTGACAGTCTGTTTTTGACTCAGGCCGTGAGTCCGGTACTCAGGGCAGTTAAACGACACCGCTCCTCTGAAAGATCTGCTCTTCTCATTAATTCAGAATCAGATGATGAGAATGAAGCAGTGCACAACAGTGGTGTGAGACGGCTACATAAACCACGTCCAGCATATGTTCAACCAAAGAGGACAGAGTTCCCTTTTCTACAAAAGTGTAAGAAGTTTCGCTTTGGAAGACTGCCTGTCTGCAAGAACCAGGTTCTAGTG AATTCAGAGATCGGGGGCTTCTTTAAATGTGTACAGAAAATCAGCCAGGGAAATGAAGTGCAAAGAACAGAGCTAAGTCCAGCAGTCTCTTCATCTGT GCGGGAAGAAGAAAGTGTGGAAGAAGGGAGCAAAGAGGAGGACCAtggaaatgatgatgatgatgatgatgatatcagAGTAGTG GATGCAGAATGTTTTATTTTCAACACCGGTGTAAGAAACAGACAACCGTGGCTTCCGAAAACCAGATGGACAGTGAGactgaacaaagaaaaaaaggaagaaaaaaacaaacagaagcaaAAGAGTCAAAAACAGAAAGGTGCTAAAGGAAAAACAGGAGTTCAAAAGCAAAAAGCAAAGCAGCAAACAGAGATCCAGAAGAGATCACGCACCAATAAAACATCACAGTGTAACAGCAGGACAGAAAAGCAGAAAAGTGGCACCACTGTATCCAGGAACTTAGTCTCTTCTCCTGAATGTTCCAGCATGAGACATTTACTTCTGGACCAAGAGGAACACAGTGAGAAACAGCTGGACGTTTTGGCCACATGTTCTCAGTCTGTAGTACAAGTTGTAGACCATCATTTTCATAGCAGATCTCATTCAGCCCATCAATCTGCTGAGACGTGTGCTGCGAATGTGCCAGAAGGAGAATTGGACAATGAAAGAATGGTTGAGGAAACACAAATGCCAGACTCTGACCAGACTTTAGTGGAAGCTGAGGAAACACATGTTCTTGAAATGGTGGAGGATAGATCGAAAAAGGTTGGTGAAGATGGAAGATATTTGGAAAACCTCCCATTTAGAGAACCTCGGGAGAGTGACAAGGATCCCGGTGAAGAGGGACATCATGAAGTGCAGGATCATGAAGACTGTGGGGATTCTATAGGTTCAGCGGATCTGTTTGGGGAAGAGGGGAATCAGTTTGATGAACTTATTGATGCACCCAGTTTGACAGATGAGATAAGACCTAGGGATGGTGATGAAAACCAAGAAAGTTGTGTGGTACAGTGTGACGAGGGAAGCCCAGTGAGAGTGGAGAACACTGTGGCTAAACAAGCAGAGATAGCCATAGAAACAGAAAGCCCGCTGTTTAATTATGGTGGTATGACCTTTTTAAAATGGAGGAAAAGAAAAACGTCGGAAACATCTGAAGTCTCTCATAGCTTGCTTTCAGATGCAGGTCAATACAACAGATCGTCTACATATGATGATGCTTGTGGgcaaaagaagagaaaaacatCAAGTCATTTGGATAAGGATGGCAAAggtgaggaggagaaggaggaggaggaggagaagaagaggagtCTTGATGTCAGGTTATCACAGGAACCAGCACAGGCCTCGTCAATATCTGAAGCAAACTTCCCTACAGGAGCAAAAGAAAATTGGAGagttgagaacaatgttcaatcTTGGTCTTATAGCAGTGATGAGACGTGTATAGAAGAAGATAATCAGATTACACGTCCGACTTCAGAAGGTCTACTGTCTgtagctgcagctgcagctgtaACTGAACCTGAACCATCAACAGCAAGTAAGCTTTCTACTCCTGTAAGGACTGGAGAAGAAGTTCAGCAGGATGATGGCAGCCCAGCGAAGAGTCTTGTCCAATCACAGGAGTTTGGACCACTAAATACAAAGAAAGCAAAGAATGCTAATGATATGCAAACGATGGACTATGCCAAACAGGTTGAGTCAAGCCTTGGTactacaacacaaaaacctgtgGAGACGTCAACCCAACCAGGATTTCTAGAGAACAATGATGTAGAAAGACCAGAAAGAGAAGACATTTCTCCTTCCACAAGTACTCAGTCAGATCATACAGTGGAACCTTTAAAAAGCTGTGATGAAGAAGCTAATagagaaaaacaaatattttgcaAAGACATACAATCTGTTGACTTGGTTACACCAAAGAAGACTAAGACAAAAAAGAAGAGGCAGAAGATTGTTGAAGAAAGCCTGGATCCTGAGACAAGTCATATAGAAACGACAGGTTGTGATGAACAGCAAGTTACTGAATTAGTTCCAGAGAAACAacacaagaaaaagaaaaggaagagagagcaTGATGTTGAAGAAAATTTAAAAATCACAGAAGCCAGTTCTATAGAAACTACTAAGCAAGGTGAGGAGAAAATATTGGAAAAGAAGAAAATATTCTGTAAAGCTTACCATGTCAAAGcagcagagaaatctgtagaGGTAGTTCAGGATTCTGAGAAGCAAACTACTGAATTGGTTCaagaaaacaaaatgaaaaagaagaagaaaaaaaagagagaacatgTTGTTGGAAATAATATAGGTGTAGAAGCAACAGAGCAGGTTGAGTCTCTAGAAGTAGTTCAGTACATTCCACAGCACATTGTTGAATCcattccagagaaaaaaaaaaagaaaaaacagaaggaaCACGTTATTAAAAATAACGTAGGTGTAGAGACATGTCAATTAGAAGCAGCCGAACTAGTAGAAGAAGTACTGGAAGATTCTGTGAAGCAAACTCCTGAATCAGTTACAGagaaaaaattgaaaaagaaaaaagaacaagttGTAGAAAATAATTTGGGTGTAGAAGCAACAGAGACTGCCCAGGCTCTGGAAGGTGATGAAGCTTGTCCTGTAGAAGCAGCAAAGAAACCTGTAGAAGTATTTCAGGATTCTAAGAAGCAAACTACTGAATCAGTTTCAGACAACAAAttggaaaagaagaagaaaaagaagaacaaacaGGTTTTTGAAAATAACAGGGGTGTGCAATCTTGGCAAGTAGAAGCAGCAAAACAAGTAGAAGTACTGAAAGATTCTGTACAGCAAACTACTGAATTAGTttcagagaaaaaaatgaaacagaaGAAAAGCAAGAGAGATCAGGTTGTTGAAAACAATGTAGATGATGAAGCTTGTCCTGTAGAAGCAGCAAAGAAAAATGTAGAAGTAGTTCAGTATTCTGAGAAGCAAACTACTGAATCAGTTCCAGACAACAaattgaaaaagaagaagaaaaacaagagcGAACAAGTTATTGAAAATAACATGGATGTGGAAGCTTATCAAGTAGAAGTAGCAGAACAAATAGTAGAAGTACTGAACGATTATGTGAAGCAAACTACTGAATCAGttccagagaaaaaaatgaagaaaaagaagaaagaacaaGTTGTAGAAAATAATGTTGGTGTAAAACCAGCAGAGACTGTTAACACTTTAGAAGTAATTCAGTACTGTCAACGAACTACTGAATCGATTGGAgagaataaaatgaaaaagaggaagaaaaacaaGAGAGATCAAGTTGTTCAAAGCAATGTAGGAGATAAAGCTTCTCATGTAGAAGCAGCAGAGAGAACAGTAGAAGTATTTCAGGATTCTGAGAAGCAAACGGTTTCAGAAAAGAAattgaaaaagaagaaagaaaagctggttgaaaataatttagattatgttactgaatcagttccagagaaaaaaataaagaagaaaaagaaaaaggaacaaattaaacaaaatgatGTAGGTGTAAAACCAACAGAGACAGTTGAGAATGTTCAAAAAACTTCTGAATCAGTTCCAGAGAacaaaaggaagaagaaaaagaagaaagaacagGTTGATGATGAAGCTTGTCCTGTAAAAGCAGCAGAGAAAACTGTAGAAGAAGTTCTGGATTCTGAAAAGCAAACTGAATCAGTTCCAAAGAAGAAattgaaaaagaagaaagaaaggctGGTTGAAAACAATGAAGGTGATGAAGTTTGTTCTGTGGAACCAGCAGAGCTAATCAGAGATCTAGAGGTAATTCAGCATCATGAACAGAAAGCCGCTGAATCAGTTCCAAAGAAAaaattaaagaagaaaaagaagaaagaacaaTTTATAGAAAATAATGTAGATGTAAAACCAACAGAAACAATTAAGGCTCTAGAAGTAGTTCAGTACCATCAACAAGCTACTGAATCAGTTCCAGAGAacaaaatgaagaagaagaaaaacaaaagagaTAAGGCGTTTGGAAACAATGTAGGTGATGAAGCTTGTCCTGTAGAAGCAGCAAAGAAAACTGTAGCAGTAGTTCAGTATTCTGAAAAGCAAACTACTGAATCAGTTCTagagaagaaaatgaaaaagaagaaagTAAAGCTGGTTGAAAATGATTTAGGTGATGACCATACTGACTCTGTTccagagaaaaaaattaagaagaagaaaaagaagggagAACATGTTGAAACTAACGTAGGTGTAGAAGCTTGTTATGTTGAAGCAACAGACCAAGTTGAGGCTCTAGAATTAGTTCAACCCAATcagcagcaaggtactgaattcAATCCAGAGATAAAAGggatgaaaaagaagaagaaaaagaagagagaacagTTTGGAGAAGAAGACAATGTTGGCGCTGAAGCTTGTCCTGTACAATCAACAGACCAAATTGAGACTTTTGAAGTTGTTCAGCACTATCAACATCAGGCTACTGAATCAGATCCAGACAAAAgggtaaagaagaagaagaaaaggaagagctTTGAGGTTTTTCAAAACAATATGACAGTAGACTTTTGTGAAGTGATTCAGGATTGTGTGCAGGAAGCTGCTGAACTAGTTCCAAAGAAGAagcaaaagacaaagaaaaagaaaggacgGGATGTTGAGGGAACTGTGGATGTAGAGGCTATTCACGTAGCCACAGCAGAGCATGTGGAGACTCTAGAATTGGTTCAGGAGGCTGAGCAGCAATGTCCAGAATTGGATTCGGAGATAAAAGTAGacaagaagataaagaagaaaaagaagaaacctGAGGATGTTGAAGAAAATGTGGACGTGAGAGCCAGCAGCTCAAGTAAACAAGTAGATGCTCTAGAACTGAAGCATGATTTTGAGCAGGAGTCTGTTCAATTGGTTccagaaagaaagaaactaaaggggaagaagaagaagaaaagaaagcaaGATGCTGATGACAATGAGACATGGAAATGA